The Vibrio aphrogenes genomic interval CACTGGTTTTATTTGTAAATCCTAATCAATTTAAACCCATGATCATTGAACAAGCGAAAGCGCAAACCGGTTTCGATCTTGTGATTGATGGCGACATCTCTTGGAGCTTTTTCCCACATTTAGGCTTTTCCATTGGCAAAACCCAAGTTTTAAATCCAAGCCAAGATTTTAAACAGCAGCAGGTGGTTAAAATTGATGAAGCGGCATTGGATATTTCCGTTCTTCCGCTGTTAGACCGCCAACTACAAATAGGCAATGTCACATTAAGTGGGGCAGATATTTTTGTCCAAAAGCTTAAAGATGGCCGTTCTAATTTAGATATCGTTAAGCAATCAGCAGAAGAGCAAGCCGCTCAAGAGACTACTCCTGCGGAGCAAGCACCAGCTTCTGAATCTAAGGCGACAAACAGTGAGACTGAGGCCCCTTGGAGCGTGACGTTGGCAGGCATTACCGTCAATGATGCCAAACTTGTGATGCTTGATGCGACCACTGCTTCAAACTTAGCATTATCGGATGTTAATTTTACTTTATCTGAATTTAGTTTTAACCAATGGAGTCAGGCTGAATTTAATATCACTGGCACCAATAATCAGCAGCAATTTTCTGCGGCTGGTAAAACAGAGTTTAAAGTCTCTCAAGACCTAGCTGATTACCAATTACGCAACACGGAAGCTCAAGCGCAATTTAAAGATGGGGCGACTGATATTAAGAAAGCTACGCTGAACTTGAAAACCTTCCAATTTGATACGCCGAATCAAATGGCCGTGACGGTGCAAGGAAAGGCGGCTGATATGAATCTTGATATTCAACAGGCCGCGACTTTAACCGTGAATAAAGCCATGACCTTAGTGACATTGGATGCAATGACGGTAAAAGGTAAAGTAGAGGGTAAAGCGTTACCTCTTAACCCCCTCAATATTGATATGGCATCGACGATCAGTTTTGATTTATCCAAGCAATATTTGGATGTGGTCTTAACGAAGTTGACGGCTAATCAATTACAATTTGATGGCTCTGCACAAGTCAGTTTAGCGCCGAGTATTCCGAAAGTCGTTTTTGCAATGCACAGTCCAGAGATCAATGTGGATGCTTTGTTAGCAGAAATGGAGCAATCGTCAGGAGCTTCAACAGCAAGCGAGGCGACTCAACCTGCCGCGGAGAAAACGGCTGCCGCTAACAAAACAGCAACTCAAGAATCTGAACCTGATCTGAGTGCGACTAAAACACTGGATGTTACCGGTAAGATTACTATTGATAAGCTGACTGCAAACAATGTGAAAATGCAGAATGTTCAAACACAGTTTAAAGTGAACCGTGGCGTGATTGATTTGCAAAAATTTGCGGCGAATTTATACCAAGGCTCTATAGCGGCAAATGCTAAAATTGATGCTCGCCAAACAACGCCAACTTATAGTATTCATAAAGAAATTAAAGGGGTCCAGGTTCAGCCATTATTAAGCGATGTCGCGCAAATGGATTTTATTGCAGGCACAGGTAATATCACGGCGGACTTAAAAGGTAAGAGTCTGATCGTTGATAAAGCGAAGCAAAACTTAGCTGGGGTGGTGAACATCAACTTCGCTGATGGTGCACTGTATGGTGTTAACGTAGCACATGAAGTTCGTTCTGTTCAGGCGCTATTCAATGGTAAAAAAGCGGAAGCTGAGACAGTTAAGAAAACCGATTTTAGTGCTTTCACCTCAACGTTGAACCTTTCTAAAGGGGTGATGACAACCGATAACCTGGCAGTTAAATCTCCGTTATTACGCGTTCTAGGTAATGGTCAAGCAAACTATGTCAATGAAAGCGTTGATTTCTTAGTGAAAGCATCGATTGTAGGGACGCTGAAAGGACAAGAGGGTAAAGAGACCACTGAGTTGAAAAATATCACCTTACCGATCCGGATTAAAGGCAGCTGGGCTGACCCTAAAATTACGCCAGATTTTAAAGCGGCTTTAGATGATCAGACCAAACAAAAAGTGCAAGCTGAGGTCGACCGTGCTAAAGAGAAAGCACAAAAAGAAGTGGATCGCGGGCTCAATAAATTACTCGGTGATGATGACTCTAAATCAAAAGATGATGTGAAAAAAGCGGCAGGTGATTTGCTAAATAGCTTATTTAACTAAGTTGCTTGAGCGTTATTGAATATGAGCCTGAGGTTGTCGACCTCAGGCTTTTTTCATGGACGTGCATAACTCAAGAAGTTCACGACCTGCTTATTGTTCGACTCTAGTTATCCGTCGTTGAAGCTAGTTACCAATCAATACCTTTGCGTGCTTTTAAGCCCGATTCAAAACCATGTTTGACATTTCTGACTTCTGAAACCGTATCAGCTAACTCGAGTAATTGGCGATGTGCGGCACGGCCAGTAATAATGACCGATTGCTCACGAGGCCTATGTTGCAGCGCTTGTATAACTTCCTCCAACTCAATATAACCGTAAGTGATCATATAAGTCAGTTCATCTAACAACACGACATCAATTGAGTCATCAGACAATAACTGTCGACATTGTTGCCATACCTGTTGAGCCGCTTCGGTATCTTTTTGTTTATCTTGAGTCTCCCAAGTAAAGCCGGTCGCCATCACATGAAATGGGACGCCAAGCCTTTCGAGTAAATTTTTTTCACCATTATCCCAGGTTCCTTTGATAAATTGCGCCACTCCACAAGTTTGCCCATGTCCGAGCGCTCGAGTGATCATTCCAAATCCAGAAGTGGTTTTACCTTTACCATTACCGGTGATAACAAGCAGTAAGCCTCGTTCTTCTTGAGCTGCCTCAATGCGTTTATCGACTTGTTGCTTGAGCTTTTGTTGGCGTTGTTGATGGTTATCGTGTTTGTGTTCTGGCATGAATCATCCTTGTTTAGCGGGTATAAAAACGCCCATCATCTTATAAGTGATCATGGGCGTGTTTCAACGGTAACGAAAAGGTTAGTCGGCTAATAAATCAGTAATGACTTTGTAGCTCGGGTCTTCTTTAACATTGATTTCAACTAAGCTACCAGCTTTATGCAATAAGGTGCGGCAATCTTGGCTTAAATGACGTAGATGCAAGGTTTTACCTAATTTAGCGTAACGATCAGCTACAGTTTCAATTGCTTCAATCGCTGAATGATCCACCACGCGAGACTGAGCAAAATCGATAATCACATCTTGTGGATCATCATAAGCATTAAATAGCTCAGTAAAATTAGCAGCAGAGCCAAAGAAGATAGGGCCATTGATTTGGTATACTTTAGAGCCTTCTTCATTGATGGTGGTTACTGCATTGATGTGTTTCGCATGTTGCCACGCAAACATTAGGGCAGAAGCGACGACACCAACACCAACTGCAACTGCTAAGTCGGTTAAGACGGTTACGATGGTGACCAGAATAATCACAAAGAAGTCTTGTTTTGGCACACGGCGAGCCAGTTTGAAGGTCGCCCATTCAAAGGTTCCAATGACAACCATAAACATAACGCCCACTAAGGCCGCAAGTGGGATCATTTCAATCCAAGTTGCAGTAAATAGAATAAAGCACAATAAGGCGATGGCCGCGGTGATCCCGGAAAGGCGACTGCGTCCTCCAGAGTTGATGTTAATCATCGATTGACCAATCATGGCACAACCGCCCATAGCACCAAACACGGAACAAGTGAGATTCCCTAAGCCTTGTCCAATACATTCACGATTACCCTTACCACGGGTGTTGGTCATCTCGTCAACAACCGTCAAAGTCAGTAGCGATTCAATTAAACCAATTGCCGCAATGATCAGAGCATAAGGGAAAATGATTTTTAAGGTTTCTAAATTAAATGGGACTGCAGGTAGAGCAAAAGTCGGTAATTCACCTGCGAGTGTAGCATTAAGGTCGCCTGACATAGTGCGTAGATAGTCGACAACGGTTCGAGTATCAAGATCGAACACTTGCGTAATCGCGGTGACGGCCACAATGGCGACTAAAGAAGAAGGAACGGCCGTTGTTAATTTAGGCAAAAAGTAAATGATGGCCATAGTTAATGCCACCAAGCCTAACATGATCATCATTGGGCCTTGTGGTAACCAAGTCATCATGCCGTTGATATCCGGGGCCTTAAACTGACCGAGCTGCGCCATGAAGATCACGATAGCTAAGCCGTTCACAAAGCCAATCATTACAGGATGAGGGACGATACGGATAAATTTGCCGAGTTTGAGTAAGCCGGCGGTAATTTGGAGTACGCCAACGAGTAGCACGGCAGCAAAAAGATATTGTATACCATGCACCGCCACAAGGCTGACCATTACGACGGCCGTTGCACCAGTCGCACCAGAGATCATGCCTGGTCGGCCACCGAAAATAGAGGTCATCAACCCCATAATAAAGGCCGCATATAGACCTATCATAGGATCAACACCGGCAACAAAAGCAAAAGCAACGGCTTCTGGTACGAGAGCTAAAGCCACGGTTAAACCAGATAAAACATCATTTTTTACGGATTGACTCGACATTTGGGGAAATTCAAACATGTTTTCTCAGTTAAAAATTAGAACAAATGGGCTCTAACTAATAAACCAAAACTTGGAATAAAAGGACGTTATTAATTAGAGAGTGGATAAATTGGTTGACGAATGTTACAGAATGGTTGTATTTCCTGCAACAAGTTATGGTTCTTGATTATTAAGAATGCAAAAATGAAAAGCACTTTATCGACAGATAAACATAAAAAAAGAAGGTCGCAATGAGTGCGACCTTCTTTTGTTCGTGAGAGGGTTAACTCTGACGATTAAGCATCGTGCGTTTTCGACATAACCGAACTCGCATGACCAGTTGCTGCCTGGCTACCCGCAACTTTACCGGTGAAGGTAGATTCACGGAAAGGCGCGGCTACGACAGTAATGTCATTAAGTACACCCGTTCCTGAAGCTTTTGCCATTGGCGCACTGACATGCGAGCTGGCTTTAGCGGCTTTGACTTTCACCGATTTAGGCGTTTTTGCTTGTTGAGCTTTAGGCGCAACGGTCAAAGTAGGAGCGGCAACGGCTTGCTCTGGCTCGGCTTGTTGCGTGGAAGTTTTCATTTCCACTTGAGCATCAGGCGTTTGGCTTGTTGGCTTGTTTTCTACCAAATTATCTTCAGTCGCTTTGCTTTCGATAGCTTTACTTTCGATAACTTTGTTTTCAGTAACTTTAGCTTCATCAACGTTACTTTCAACAAGGGTGGCTTCAACAACCTTAGTTGCTTTTACCGCTTCAGTAGCTTTTGCCGCTTCAACTGGCGTACGCGTCACTTCAACAGATTGAGTTGTGCTTGCTGTTTGCTCTACGCTTTCCATCACAGGAGACGGAACGATGTCCTGTTTTTGGGTTGTTGCCACAGGCGTTTCAATACGTGATTCTACTGACTTAGCATTGGATTTATTCGCCCAAACGATGATTTTACCCATTGACATTTCAGGGAACGCAAAGCCACCTTGAATCGTCGTTTCTACCGCTGGTTTGGCAGTTTTGTGATTCGGTTTTTCTGCCACGTATTTAGGCCAAACTTTACCCATCGCCATTTCTGGTGATGCCATACCACCACTGCGTAGACGGTAAGGATTTGGACGACGATCACGAGTACGGCGACGACGTTGACCACTGGCACGTAAGTGACGAGGTGAACGACGGTTACGACGCTGTTGACCTTCTTCTTTATTGTTAGCTTCTGGCTTAGCTGCAGTTTGTTGTGCAGATTCTGCTTTTGCCACTTCTTGTGCTGCAGGCACTTGCTCTGCTGCTGGTGCGACGACAGCTTCGTCAGCTACTTGTTGGTTAATACGAACTTTTTTCTTCATCTGACGACGTTGACGACGTTGCTTCACTTGAGTCGTTTTTTCTTCAGCTGAAGGTGATTTCGCTTGTGCTTCTGCCGCAATTTGTTGACCTTGTTCAACCACTTTTGAGGTGTTTTTGCTCGGCTTTTTATCTTGCTTTGGTTTGCGTTTTTTATCGTTACGTACTTCGGTCGGCGCAGGGACATTGTCTACTGCGGCTTTTTCTGTACTTTCCTCGTTGTTGCGAGGTTTACGACGTTTATTACGTTGCTCATTACGATCACGATTATTACGGCGACGATTGTTATCGCGCTGGTCGTTACGTGAACGGTTATTCGTTTGAGCTGGTTTCGCTTCTTCTACGGCTTGCTCTTCTTTTTCAGTTTTACCAAAGAAGAAGTTAGCAAGGGCTTTAAAGAAACCGCCAGACTTAGGTTTTACTGTTGGCTCGACACTTGGTTTCGCTTCAGCAGTTGCCGTTGGTGCCGGTGCGCTTGATGGAGCAAAACCTTTTAGGACAGGCTCTTCAATACGACGAGGTTTAATATCGGCATAACCCGGGTCTTCAGTCTCTTTCAATACTTCGATTTTCTTCGGCATTAAATAAGACAGAATTTGATGTTCTTCACCATCACGTAAACGCACCACTTCAAAGTGTGGTGTCTCCATATCAGCATTTGGCACAACAATAATGTTCACTTCTTGATGCTTTTCAATATGCTGAATAGATTTACGTTTTTCGTTCAATAAGTAAGAGGCAATTGGAACGGGAACCACAGCCAGTACTTGAGAACTGTTGTCTTTTAATGCTTCTTCTTCAATTAAACGAAGGACAGACAGAGCAAGTGATTCGTTATCACGCACGACACCGGTACCGGTACAGCGTGGACAAATGTGGTGGCTAGCTTCAGCAAGAGATGGGCTCAAGCGTTGGCGAGACATCTCTAATAATCCAAAGCGAGAAATACGACCAATTTGTACACGAGCACGGTCCATACGAACCGCTTCACGCATACGTGTTTCGACTTCACGTTGGTGACGAACTGGCGTCATATCAATGAAATCGATAACCACAAGACCACCTAAGTCGCGTAAGCGTAATTGACGTGCAATCTCATCGGCGGCTTCTAGGTTAGTATTTAAAGCGGTTTCTTCAATGTCGCCGCCTTTGGTTGCGCGGGCTGAGTTGATATCAATAGAAGTCAGTGCTTCGGTTGGATCGATAACGATAGAGCCACCAGATGGAAGGCGAACTTCACGTTGGAAGGCTGACTCAATCTGACTCTCAATTTGGTAATGACTAAATAGCGGTACATCGCCATCGTATTTTTTTACGCGAGAAACGAAATCTGGGCGAACAAGTTGAATATGCGCTTTTGCACGTTCATAAATAGTATTGCTATCAATTAAAATTTCACCAATATCACGGCGTAGGTAATCGCGGATTGCACGTACAATCACATTACTTTCTTGGTGAATTAAGAAGGGAGCGGCTTCAGTATCCGCGGCTTCTTTAATCGCCGACCAGTGTTTTAATAGGATATTTAGATCCCATTCAAGCTCTTCAGCACTTTTGCCAACACCTGCAGTACGAACAATTAAGCCCATGCCTTGTGGTAATTCTAATGTGCTTAATGCGGCTTTTAATTGGGTACGCTCATCCCCTTCGATACGACGAGAAATACCGCCAGCACGAGGGTTATTAGGCATAAGAACTAAGTAACTGCCTGCAAGAGAGATGAAGGTCGTTAGAGCCGCGCCTTTTTGGCCACGTTCTTCTTTTTCAACTTGTACGATGACTTCTTGGCCTTCTTTGAGCACTTCTTTAATGTTCGGACGGCCTTGGTAGGTATAACCTGCAGGGAAATAATCGCGGGCGATTTCTTTAAGAGGGAGGAAACCGTGACGGTCAGCACCATAGTCTACAAATGCAGCTTCTAAACTTGGTTCTACTCGAGTGATACGGCCTTTATAAATATTTGCTTTTTTAGATTCATGTCCAGGACTTTCAATATCTAAATCGAACAGTCGCTGACCATCAACTAATGCGACGCGCAACTCTTCTTTTTGAGTTGCGTTGATCAACATTCTTTTCATTTTTTAAATTCTCGTTGTTTTTTCTTCGTGATAATTGCTTATCGCTTTTGTCGCATCAAAGGTGCCGGATCCCATGGCTTTGGCTTCAACCTCACGGCTGTATAGGGGATGCTCTTGGGCACAATAGTCACCAAACATTCCTACCTTGTTTACTTAAAGTCGCAGTAACTTCAATTATTAGTTGCAGTAACTTCAATCATTTTGGGTAGAACGAGAATGCTTGGTCCGAATTCGAGCCGGTATTACTTCTGCATTGATAACGTGAGTAGGCGATAAGTTGGTCTTCTTCAGCTATGTCTTACGCCTAATGCAGCACAGATTTCAGAAGCTTCTACTCATTTCGCAAATGGAAGACATTAAATATGCATAGAAAATGTTCAATACAACCATTGCAGCTGTGAACTATAGCAGCGCCAAGAAATATCAGCAATCAGCTTTATGCCAAACTCGATAAATAAATAGGAAAACCTGTGATTAACTTACAATATTTACCTGATTCCATTTCAATCATTATTAAGTTAACACCTTTTATAA includes:
- a CDS encoding AsmA family protein, with translation MKKVLLFLSVPIAVIVIAILALVLFVNPNQFKPMIIEQAKAQTGFDLVIDGDISWSFFPHLGFSIGKTQVLNPSQDFKQQQVVKIDEAALDISVLPLLDRQLQIGNVTLSGADIFVQKLKDGRSNLDIVKQSAEEQAAQETTPAEQAPASESKATNSETEAPWSVTLAGITVNDAKLVMLDATTASNLALSDVNFTLSEFSFNQWSQAEFNITGTNNQQQFSAAGKTEFKVSQDLADYQLRNTEAQAQFKDGATDIKKATLNLKTFQFDTPNQMAVTVQGKAADMNLDIQQAATLTVNKAMTLVTLDAMTVKGKVEGKALPLNPLNIDMASTISFDLSKQYLDVVLTKLTANQLQFDGSAQVSLAPSIPKVVFAMHSPEINVDALLAEMEQSSGASTASEATQPAAEKTAAANKTATQESEPDLSATKTLDVTGKITIDKLTANNVKMQNVQTQFKVNRGVIDLQKFAANLYQGSIAANAKIDARQTTPTYSIHKEIKGVQVQPLLSDVAQMDFIAGTGNITADLKGKSLIVDKAKQNLAGVVNINFADGALYGVNVAHEVRSVQALFNGKKAEAETVKKTDFSAFTSTLNLSKGVMTTDNLAVKSPLLRVLGNGQANYVNESVDFLVKASIVGTLKGQEGKETTELKNITLPIRIKGSWADPKITPDFKAALDDQTKQKVQAEVDRAKEKAQKEVDRGLNKLLGDDDSKSKDDVKKAAGDLLNSLFN
- the cobO gene encoding cob(I)yrinic acid a,c-diamide adenosyltransferase; this translates as MPEHKHDNHQQRQQKLKQQVDKRIEAAQEERGLLLVITGNGKGKTTSGFGMITRALGHGQTCGVAQFIKGTWDNGEKNLLERLGVPFHVMATGFTWETQDKQKDTEAAQQVWQQCRQLLSDDSIDVVLLDELTYMITYGYIELEEVIQALQHRPREQSVIITGRAAHRQLLELADTVSEVRNVKHGFESGLKARKGIDW
- a CDS encoding SulP family inorganic anion transporter codes for the protein MFEFPQMSSQSVKNDVLSGLTVALALVPEAVAFAFVAGVDPMIGLYAAFIMGLMTSIFGGRPGMISGATGATAVVMVSLVAVHGIQYLFAAVLLVGVLQITAGLLKLGKFIRIVPHPVMIGFVNGLAIVIFMAQLGQFKAPDINGMMTWLPQGPMMIMLGLVALTMAIIYFLPKLTTAVPSSLVAIVAVTAITQVFDLDTRTVVDYLRTMSGDLNATLAGELPTFALPAVPFNLETLKIIFPYALIIAAIGLIESLLTLTVVDEMTNTRGKGNRECIGQGLGNLTCSVFGAMGGCAMIGQSMININSGGRSRLSGITAAIALLCFILFTATWIEMIPLAALVGVMFMVVIGTFEWATFKLARRVPKQDFFVIILVTIVTVLTDLAVAVGVGVVASALMFAWQHAKHINAVTTINEEGSKVYQINGPIFFGSAANFTELFNAYDDPQDVIIDFAQSRVVDHSAIEAIETVADRYAKLGKTLHLRHLSQDCRTLLHKAGSLVEINVKEDPSYKVITDLLAD
- the rne gene encoding ribonuclease E — encoded protein: MKRMLINATQKEELRVALVDGQRLFDLDIESPGHESKKANIYKGRITRVEPSLEAAFVDYGADRHGFLPLKEIARDYFPAGYTYQGRPNIKEVLKEGQEVIVQVEKEERGQKGAALTTFISLAGSYLVLMPNNPRAGGISRRIEGDERTQLKAALSTLELPQGMGLIVRTAGVGKSAEELEWDLNILLKHWSAIKEAADTEAAPFLIHQESNVIVRAIRDYLRRDIGEILIDSNTIYERAKAHIQLVRPDFVSRVKKYDGDVPLFSHYQIESQIESAFQREVRLPSGGSIVIDPTEALTSIDINSARATKGGDIEETALNTNLEAADEIARQLRLRDLGGLVVIDFIDMTPVRHQREVETRMREAVRMDRARVQIGRISRFGLLEMSRQRLSPSLAEASHHICPRCTGTGVVRDNESLALSVLRLIEEEALKDNSSQVLAVVPVPIASYLLNEKRKSIQHIEKHQEVNIIVVPNADMETPHFEVVRLRDGEEHQILSYLMPKKIEVLKETEDPGYADIKPRRIEEPVLKGFAPSSAPAPTATAEAKPSVEPTVKPKSGGFFKALANFFFGKTEKEEQAVEEAKPAQTNNRSRNDQRDNNRRRNNRDRNEQRNKRRKPRNNEESTEKAAVDNVPAPTEVRNDKKRKPKQDKKPSKNTSKVVEQGQQIAAEAQAKSPSAEEKTTQVKQRRQRRQMKKKVRINQQVADEAVVAPAAEQVPAAQEVAKAESAQQTAAKPEANNKEEGQQRRNRRSPRHLRASGQRRRRTRDRRPNPYRLRSGGMASPEMAMGKVWPKYVAEKPNHKTAKPAVETTIQGGFAFPEMSMGKIIVWANKSNAKSVESRIETPVATTQKQDIVPSPVMESVEQTASTTQSVEVTRTPVEAAKATEAVKATKVVEATLVESNVDEAKVTENKVIESKAIESKATEDNLVENKPTSQTPDAQVEMKTSTQQAEPEQAVAAPTLTVAPKAQQAKTPKSVKVKAAKASSHVSAPMAKASGTGVLNDITVVAAPFRESTFTGKVAGSQAATGHASSVMSKTHDA